A genomic stretch from Chitinophagaceae bacterium includes:
- a CDS encoding peptide MFS transporter, producing MNQSVAQKGHPKGLWVLFGTEMWERFNYYGMRAILVLFMTKALMFDKAFASNLYGSYTSLVYLTPLIGGYIADRFWGNQRSIIAGGIVMALGEFILFFCGSTYESSPGLSSVLFFSGLGLMIAGNGFFKPNISSLVGQLYPKGDRRIDPAYTIFYMGINVGGAIGPLVCGLVGDTGNPADFKWAFLAGGIAMLLSVIVQLMFHHKYVVDPENKVLGLTPKDSPAIWIKPIAMILGLAALSSAAIGMLYVDAKIFSYLPYLLVGSAIFIFAMIMSDKTLTSHEKQKVLVIFIVVFFVIFFWSAFEQAGASLTFFADEQTQRVVNLKIPIWLVYSLSALLLLFNFSLIKKTAKNLSGDFHKRLRITVYFLLALFTVGILYLAYSIYSLNQSIIDFKEVPASWFQSLNSIFVVGFAPLFAWLWFKLGKWEPSAPTKMAIGLLLLSFGYLWIAFGVNNVATGIKVSMIWLTGMYALHTWGELCLSPIGLSLVNKLAPFKYASLLMAVWFLGNAFANKLAGVLSALYPDGKPTHFLGYEMNNMYDFFMLFCVMAGIASLILFLLTKKLQKMMRSGE from the coding sequence ATGAATCAATCTGTCGCTCAAAAAGGTCATCCCAAAGGTCTGTGGGTTTTATTTGGAACGGAAATGTGGGAACGCTTTAACTATTATGGCATGCGTGCCATTTTGGTTTTGTTCATGACCAAAGCATTGATGTTTGATAAAGCTTTCGCTTCAAACTTATATGGCAGCTATACGAGTCTTGTATATCTCACCCCATTAATTGGAGGTTATATTGCAGACAGATTTTGGGGAAACCAGCGCTCCATTATTGCGGGTGGTATTGTGATGGCCCTGGGTGAGTTTATATTATTCTTTTGCGGATCAACTTACGAATCATCACCCGGTCTTTCATCTGTTTTATTCTTTTCAGGATTGGGTTTAATGATTGCGGGTAATGGTTTTTTCAAACCTAATATTTCCTCATTGGTTGGTCAGTTGTACCCCAAAGGTGATCGAAGAATTGATCCTGCATATACAATTTTTTACATGGGCATAAATGTTGGTGGCGCAATTGGCCCCCTTGTTTGCGGGTTGGTAGGCGATACAGGAAATCCTGCAGATTTTAAATGGGCTTTCTTAGCTGGAGGTATTGCTATGTTGCTGAGTGTTATTGTACAATTAATGTTTCATCATAAATACGTAGTTGATCCTGAAAACAAAGTATTAGGTTTAACTCCCAAAGACTCTCCTGCTATCTGGATAAAACCAATAGCAATGATATTAGGATTGGCTGCATTATCATCAGCTGCAATTGGAATGTTATATGTTGATGCAAAAATTTTTAGTTACCTACCCTATTTATTAGTTGGTTCAGCTATTTTTATTTTTGCAATGATTATGTCAGACAAAACGTTAACCAGTCATGAAAAACAAAAGGTATTAGTCATTTTTATAGTTGTTTTCTTCGTTATTTTTTTCTGGAGTGCATTTGAACAGGCTGGTGCTTCACTAACCTTTTTTGCCGATGAACAAACTCAAAGAGTGGTAAATTTGAAAATACCAATATGGTTAGTTTATTCCCTTTCGGCACTTTTATTACTCTTCAATTTCTCATTAATAAAAAAAACAGCAAAGAATCTATCGGGTGATTTTCATAAACGATTGAGGATAACAGTCTATTTTTTGTTGGCGTTATTTACTGTAGGTATTTTATATCTTGCTTATTCTATTTACTCTTTAAATCAATCTATAATAGATTTCAAAGAGGTTCCAGCAAGTTGGTTTCAATCACTAAATTCTATTTTTGTAGTAGGTTTTGCACCTCTGTTTGCTTGGCTTTGGTTTAAACTGGGTAAATGGGAGCCCTCTGCCCCTACAAAAATGGCAATTGGGTTACTGCTACTTTCTTTTGGTTACTTGTGGATTGCGTTTGGAGTAAATAATGTTGCGACAGGAATAAAAGTTAGCATGATCTGGCTTACAGGGATGTATGCTTTACATACTTGGGGTGAGCTTTGTTTATCACCTATCGGTTTGTCATTGGTAAATAAGTTGGCACCATTTAAATATGCTTCCTTACTGATGGCGGTTTGGTTTTTAGGAAATGCATTTGCCAATAAACTGGCAGGAGTATTAAGCGCTTTATATCCCGATGGAAAACCAACACATTTCCTCGGTTATGAAATGAATAATATGTATGACTTCTTTATGTTGTTTTGTGTAATGGCAGGAATAGCTTCTTTAATTTTGTTCCTGCTTACCAAGAAGCTTCAGAAAATGATGCGCTCGGGAGAATAA
- a CDS encoding glycosyltransferase family 4 protein, whose amino-acid sequence MEVSYFFRKRRLHAFSIESLFDNVFAQVNTQSNFQAKKVEVPSILNIFTNIFKASKNQGKINHITGDIHYVSLGMKKRNTVLTIHDCVFLTKYSKWDMKYWMFKLFWYQLPMWRANTITVISEKTKRELIKLTGVNEEKVKVVPNFFDPRFEFTPKEFNTQKPRLLQIGTKDNKNIQNLAVALKGISCELHIIGSLDVDTQLALQENKIDFKSYTNLSFDELKHQYELCDMVVFASTYEGFGLPILEACAVGRPLVTSRISPMDEIADNAACKVNPYNVIDIRRGILNVIENAEYRDQLVNNGWKLRYKYSIDNITARYTDLYEEIAAQPAPEFFMLRQAKAAASMLGLV is encoded by the coding sequence ATGGAAGTATCATATTTCTTCCGCAAAAGAAGGCTTCATGCCTTCAGTATTGAGTCATTATTTGACAATGTGTTTGCACAGGTAAATACGCAAAGCAACTTTCAGGCTAAGAAGGTTGAAGTGCCCTCAATACTGAACATTTTCACAAATATTTTTAAGGCAAGTAAGAATCAAGGTAAGATCAATCATATTACCGGTGATATTCATTATGTATCATTAGGAATGAAGAAACGGAATACGGTGCTTACCATTCATGATTGCGTGTTTTTGACCAAATACAGTAAATGGGATATGAAATACTGGATGTTTAAATTATTCTGGTACCAGTTACCCATGTGGCGTGCAAACACCATTACTGTAATCAGTGAAAAAACAAAGAGAGAACTGATTAAGTTAACAGGTGTAAACGAAGAGAAAGTAAAAGTGGTTCCTAATTTTTTTGATCCACGTTTTGAATTTACTCCGAAAGAATTCAATACACAGAAGCCACGTTTGCTGCAGATCGGTACGAAAGACAATAAGAATATACAGAACCTTGCTGTAGCTTTAAAAGGCATCAGCTGTGAGTTACATATTATCGGAAGCCTTGATGTAGATACTCAACTGGCACTGCAGGAAAATAAAATTGATTTTAAGAGCTATACCAATCTTTCATTTGATGAATTAAAGCATCAGTATGAGTTATGTGATATGGTTGTATTTGCTTCTACATATGAAGGATTTGGATTGCCCATACTTGAAGCATGTGCTGTAGGCCGTCCGCTGGTAACAAGCCGCATTTCGCCAATGGATGAAATTGCAGACAATGCAGCCTGTAAAGTAAATCCTTATAATGTAATTGATATCCGCCGCGGTATTTTAAATGTCATAGAAAATGCAGAATACCGTGATCAGCTGGTGAATAACGGATGGAAGTTGCGTTACAAATACAGCATTGATAATATCACTGCCAGATACACTGACCTCTATGAAGAAATTGCTGCACAACCAGCCCCGGAGTTTTTTATGCTCCGCCAGGCAAAAGCAGCAGCTTCAATGTTAGGCCTTGTTTAA
- a CDS encoding alkane 1-monooxygenase, with protein sequence MEHNKGHHKNVATHEDPSSGRFNESVFAFYPRTVLFSYISAWKIANAEMQKKGKPVLSIQNEMLQAQLLQLILITLIFFLFGWKILLFYLAAALMGILLLECVNYIEHYGLSRRQNERGNYERAMPHHSWNSDHIIGRLMLFELSRHSDHHYFASRKYQILRHHNDSPQMPTGYPGMMILAHIPPLWFYIMNRKIKKEAGELPLQLQESL encoded by the coding sequence ATTGAGCATAATAAGGGGCATCACAAAAATGTAGCTACACATGAAGACCCTTCCAGCGGAAGGTTTAATGAAAGTGTGTTTGCCTTTTATCCAAGAACAGTTTTATTCAGCTATATCAGTGCATGGAAAATTGCCAATGCTGAAATGCAGAAAAAAGGAAAGCCTGTCTTGAGTATACAGAATGAAATGCTTCAGGCACAACTACTGCAGTTGATATTAATTACGCTGATCTTTTTTTTGTTTGGATGGAAGATCCTGCTGTTTTATCTCGCTGCGGCTTTGATGGGAATTCTGTTACTTGAATGTGTGAATTATATTGAACATTATGGTTTAAGCCGCCGGCAAAATGAGCGTGGAAATTATGAACGGGCCATGCCGCATCACAGCTGGAACAGTGATCATATTATTGGACGGCTGATGTTATTTGAACTGAGCCGCCATAGCGATCATCATTATTTCGCCAGCCGCAAATACCAGATTCTCCGCCATCACAATGATTCGCCGCAAATGCCGACAGGCTATCCCGGCATGATGATACTGGCACATATTCCACCACTCTGGTTTTATATCATGAACCGGAAAATAAAAAAAGAGGCAGGGGAATTGCCTCTTCAGTTACAGGAGTCTTTATAA